From the Streptomyces pluripotens genome, one window contains:
- the efeB gene encoding iron uptake transporter deferrochelatase/peroxidase subunit, translating into MSDDTTRHHDHQAPRPDCPSCPDRRDRRAGISRRRMLSSAGTAGVAGLVSGAVAGGTAGYAVADRAVPVTAVGATAVPFHGTHQAGITAPPQAQAIGHLAAFDLARGTGRTEAAALMRRWSAAAKAMTQGHAPACDDQIALDAGPCSLTATFGFGRTFFTRTGLTHRTPAALVPVPRFPSDAIDPKRSDGDLWIQIGADDPLVAFHALHVLQKEAAGAAEVRWQMSGFNRARGATSHPKTVRNLMGQIDGTGNPKPTDEDFAAKIFVPDSGHTDQAWMNGGSYAVVRRIRMLLGHWADLTRTEQEEVIGRRKGTGAPLSALKGAAETTPMDLNKFTRNGSLAIPADAHIRVAAPESNDGAAMLRRGFSYHDGYRTDGTPDAGLLFITWQADPEAFIKVQTKLDGADHLTRFIRHESTAVFAVPGGAAPGEYVGQRLLEG; encoded by the coding sequence ATGTCAGACGACACCACACGGCATCACGACCACCAGGCCCCAAGGCCCGACTGCCCCTCCTGCCCCGACCGCCGTGACCGGAGGGCCGGTATCTCCCGCAGGCGGATGCTGAGCTCCGCCGGCACCGCCGGAGTCGCCGGGCTCGTGTCCGGGGCAGTGGCAGGTGGCACAGCCGGCTACGCGGTGGCCGACCGCGCCGTCCCGGTGACCGCGGTCGGCGCCACGGCCGTTCCGTTCCACGGAACGCACCAGGCCGGCATCACTGCCCCGCCGCAGGCCCAGGCCATCGGCCACCTCGCTGCCTTCGACCTGGCGCGCGGTACCGGCCGCACGGAGGCCGCCGCGCTGATGCGCCGCTGGTCGGCTGCGGCCAAGGCGATGACACAGGGACATGCGCCCGCCTGCGACGACCAGATCGCTCTCGATGCAGGGCCCTGCTCCTTGACGGCGACCTTCGGTTTCGGCCGCACCTTCTTCACCAGGACGGGACTCACCCACCGGACGCCGGCAGCGCTCGTCCCCGTCCCCCGCTTCCCGTCCGATGCGATCGACCCGAAACGCAGCGACGGCGACCTGTGGATCCAGATCGGCGCCGATGACCCACTCGTCGCCTTCCACGCCCTGCACGTCCTGCAGAAGGAGGCGGCGGGGGCGGCGGAGGTCCGCTGGCAGATGAGCGGCTTCAACCGCGCCCGAGGCGCCACCTCTCACCCGAAGACGGTCCGCAACCTGATGGGCCAGATCGACGGCACCGGTAACCCCAAGCCCACCGACGAGGACTTCGCTGCGAAGATCTTCGTTCCCGACAGCGGCCACACCGATCAGGCCTGGATGAACGGAGGTTCCTACGCCGTCGTACGCCGCATCCGCATGCTGCTCGGTCACTGGGCCGACCTCACCCGAACCGAGCAGGAAGAGGTCATCGGTCGCCGCAAGGGCACCGGCGCACCGTTGTCCGCCCTCAAAGGCGCAGCCGAAACCACTCCGATGGACCTGAACAAGTTCACCCGCAACGGTTCCCTGGCCATCCCGGCGGACGCCCACATCCGCGTCGCCGCCCCCGAGTCAAACGACGGGGCGGCCATGCTGCGCCGCGGCTTCTCCTACCACGACGGCTACCGCACCGACGGCACGCCCGACGCGGGGCTGCTCTTCATCACCTGGCAGGCCGACCCGGAGGCGTTCATCAAGGTGCAGACCAAACTCGACGGCGCCGACCACCTCACCCGCTTCATTCGGCATGAGTCCACCGCCGTCTTCGCTGTCCCGGGCGGCGCAGCGCCGGGCGAGTACGTCGGCCAGCGCCTACTGGAAGGATGA
- a CDS encoding HAD-IA family hydrolase, with the protein MNRNTPRGGGEDQPRLLHELRAVDTDMWTTTDSRVLTVLHRAHQAGLPMGLLSNAPLHLSAVLDVTDWRRDLLDAALYSARLETCKPAPDAYHQALAATGIDHPHRVLFVDDRLDNCRAATALGLRALHYTGNPDVLEAALLPDVD; encoded by the coding sequence GTGAACCGGAACACCCCCCGGGGTGGCGGGGAGGACCAGCCCCGACTGCTCCACGAACTGCGCGCCGTGGACACCGACATGTGGACCACCACCGACAGCCGCGTCCTCACCGTTCTCCACCGTGCCCATCAGGCAGGGCTGCCGATGGGCCTCCTGTCCAACGCACCGCTCCACCTCAGTGCCGTCCTCGATGTCACCGACTGGCGCCGCGACCTGCTGGACGCCGCCCTCTACTCAGCCAGGCTGGAGACCTGTAAACCCGCCCCGGACGCTTACCACCAGGCCCTGGCCGCCACAGGCATCGACCATCCACACCGCGTGCTCTTCGTCGACGACCGGCTCGACAACTGCCGCGCCGCGACCGCCCTTGGACTGCGCGCCCTTCACTACACCGGCAACCCCGACGTCCTCGAAGCAGCACTCCTGCCTGACGTCGACTGA
- a CDS encoding SCO family protein, translating into MRITSARRAGVAVAVVAAAGFGLAACGGSSDSGPVAVVSGPTASARPGVITLDTPDVKPALTLTDQNGHRYDLVKQTAGHPTLLYFGYTHCPDVCPTTMADIAVAARGLPIAERQELRVVFVSTDPDRDSPKRLKKWLGAIDPRFTGLTGDFTTVQRAARSLGIGVSRPVKHKDGTETVSHGAEVIVFSPRDDKAHLFYASGTSERRYAVDLPKIVKGETP; encoded by the coding sequence ATGCGCATCACATCCGCGCGCCGTGCCGGCGTGGCGGTCGCCGTCGTCGCCGCGGCCGGGTTCGGCCTGGCCGCCTGCGGCGGCTCGTCCGACAGCGGGCCGGTCGCCGTCGTCTCCGGTCCCACCGCCTCGGCCCGGCCCGGTGTCATCACTCTGGACACGCCAGACGTCAAACCTGCCCTGACCCTCACCGATCAGAACGGCCACCGCTACGACCTGGTCAAGCAGACCGCGGGCCACCCGACCCTGCTGTACTTCGGCTACACCCACTGCCCGGACGTGTGCCCGACCACGATGGCCGACATCGCCGTGGCCGCCCGGGGGCTACCCATCGCCGAACGGCAGGAGCTGCGAGTGGTCTTCGTCAGTACTGACCCCGACCGCGACTCCCCCAAGCGCCTCAAGAAGTGGCTCGGCGCGATCGACCCCCGGTTCACCGGCCTGACCGGCGACTTCACCACCGTGCAACGCGCGGCCCGCAGCCTCGGGATCGGAGTGTCCCGGCCGGTCAAGCACAAGGACGGCACCGAGACCGTCAGCCACGGCGCCGAAGTGATCGTCTTCTCGCCCAGGGACGACAAGGCCCACCTGTTCTACGCCTCCGGCACGTCGGAGCGGCGGTACGCCGTCGACCTGCCCAAGATCGTCAAGGGAGAGACGCCGTGA
- a CDS encoding SGNH/GDSL hydrolase family protein, translating into MRRSRITAYVTSLFLAIGLALTGAAAAQASPLAAAGGYVALGDSYSSGVGAGSYISSSGSCDRSTKAYPYLWQAAHSPASFSFLACSGAKTTDVLNNQLGTLNSATSLVSITIGGNDAGFADVMLTCVLHSNSSCLSRIATAKAYVDSTLPGQLDAVYSAIRAKAPSAHVVVLGYPHLYKLGTFCIGLSRTKRSAINGAADYIDAAIAKRAADHGFTFGDVRTTFSGHELCSGKHWLHSVDWLHISQSYHPTAAGQSSGYLPVLNGAA; encoded by the coding sequence ATGAGACGTTCTCGAATTACGGCATATGTGACATCGCTCTTCCTTGCCATCGGTCTTGCTCTCACCGGGGCGGCCGCGGCGCAGGCGTCACCGCTTGCCGCAGCCGGCGGCTACGTGGCCCTCGGCGATTCCTATTCCTCCGGCGTCGGCGCCGGCAGCTACATCAGCTCCAGTGGCAGTTGCGACCGCAGTACGAAGGCCTACCCGTACCTGTGGCAAGCTGCCCACTCGCCCGCGTCGTTCAGCTTCCTCGCCTGCTCGGGCGCCAAGACGACCGACGTCCTCAACAACCAGCTCGGCACCCTGAACTCCGCCACGAGCCTCGTCTCCATCACCATCGGCGGCAATGACGCGGGCTTCGCCGACGTCATGTTGACCTGTGTGCTCCATTCCAATAGCTCCTGCCTCTCGCGCATAGCTACCGCCAAGGCCTACGTCGACTCGACCCTGCCCGGCCAACTGGACGCCGTGTACTCGGCGATCAGGGCCAAGGCGCCCTCTGCCCATGTGGTCGTGCTGGGCTACCCCCACCTCTACAAGCTCGGAACCTTCTGCATCGGGCTGTCCAGGACCAAGCGCTCGGCGATCAACGGCGCCGCCGACTACATCGACGCCGCGATCGCCAAGCGCGCCGCCGACCACGGCTTCACCTTCGGCGACGTGCGGACCACCTTCAGCGGGCACGAGCTCTGCTCGGGCAAGCACTGGCTGCACAGCGTCGACTGGCTGCACATCAGCCAGTCCTACCACCCCACCGCGGCCGGCCAGTCCAGCGGCTACCTGCCGGTGCTGAACGGCGCGGCCTGA
- a CDS encoding protein kinase domain-containing protein yields the protein MKKQLRSLGAALGKALQTVHACGLAHGDLKPGNIIMADDGPRVLEFGIARAVESTRLTATGAAFGTLGYLAPEQAQGDEVGGAADVFALGAVLVAVAGGSAFGIGTPWGLCTGRCTSPQISPRCRGSRGRWSPPASPRTRPAVPRPRSSWARSGRTRTRTTDSLSPPLTGRASHRLSRSSLPPIPAASTNLSGAPWPNPRARPA from the coding sequence ATGAAAAAGCAGTTGAGGTCTCTCGGGGCAGCGCTGGGCAAGGCGCTCCAAACCGTCCACGCCTGCGGACTCGCACACGGGGATCTGAAGCCGGGCAACATCATCATGGCCGACGACGGCCCACGCGTCCTCGAGTTCGGCATCGCGCGGGCCGTGGAGTCCACCCGGCTGACGGCTACCGGGGCGGCCTTCGGCACTCTCGGATACCTCGCGCCCGAGCAGGCGCAAGGCGACGAAGTCGGCGGTGCCGCCGATGTGTTCGCACTCGGGGCCGTACTCGTTGCGGTGGCCGGAGGCAGCGCGTTCGGCATCGGCACGCCATGGGGCTTATGTACCGGTCGCTGTACGAGCCCGCAGATCTCTCCGCGCTGCCGGGGGAGTCGCGGTCGCTGGTCGCCGCCTGCCTCTCCAAGGACCCGGCCGGCCGTCCCACGCCCGAGGAGCTCCTGGGCTCGCTCGGGCCGGACCCGAACCCGAACAACAGACTCGCTCTCGCCACCCCTGACCGGCCGCGCGTCGCACCGCCTGTCCCGGTCGAGCCTCCCGCCGATCCCGGCCGCGTCGACGAACCTCTCCGGTGCACCCTGGCCGAACCCTCGCGCACGCCCCGCGTGA
- a CDS encoding copper chaperone PCu(A)C gives MTRSTTRPRARVSASAAAIATLLLGGTVLTGCSTSSSAAQSSSSSPGSPSSSTPTGSVAYDEPVLKVTGAYIRQPVTADMAAGYFTLTNTGRQPDKLTGVTSDIAAMVTMHRTTAENQMVPVKAFTIPAGGTLTLRTGGNHLMFMGLKKKPTAGETVTLHLRFAASDAITVRVPVKPTTYQPPN, from the coding sequence GTGACGCGTTCGACTACCCGCCCCCGCGCCCGTGTCTCTGCGAGCGCCGCCGCGATCGCCACCCTGCTGCTCGGCGGCACCGTGCTGACCGGCTGCTCCACCTCGTCCTCGGCGGCGCAATCGTCTTCGTCCTCGCCCGGGTCTCCCTCGTCGTCCACGCCGACCGGGTCCGTGGCGTACGACGAGCCGGTGCTGAAGGTGACCGGCGCCTACATACGGCAGCCGGTGACCGCCGACATGGCCGCCGGCTACTTCACCCTCACCAACACCGGCCGGCAGCCCGACAAGCTGACCGGTGTGACCAGCGACATCGCGGCGATGGTCACGATGCACCGCACCACGGCCGAGAACCAGATGGTGCCAGTGAAGGCGTTCACCATCCCCGCGGGCGGCACGCTGACCCTGCGCACCGGCGGTAACCACCTGATGTTCATGGGGTTGAAGAAGAAGCCGACGGCGGGCGAGACGGTCACCCTGCACCTGCGGTTCGCCGCGTCCGATGCGATCACCGTCCGGGTTCCGGTCAAGCCGACGACCTACCAGCCGCCGAACTGA
- a CDS encoding ZIP family metal transporter: MSVLWWIVLSGLAMSLLSLVGGVALLLPELSFERVVLPLVALAAGALLGGALFHMLPESVRALGNHLFVYAWVAAGLLAFLVLEQFLHWHHCHRPITAHRPLGYLVLVADGLHNFIGGLAVGSAFVVDVRLGLVTWLVAAAHEVPQELGDFGILVHSGWSPARSLAFNLASALTFLLGGVIAYALAGEVDIAVLVPFAAGNFLYIAVADLLPEITTSPVPREKVLHTACFVLGLAVLLGVALLA; this comes from the coding sequence GTGTCGGTGCTGTGGTGGATCGTACTGTCCGGGCTGGCCATGAGCCTGTTGTCGCTGGTGGGGGGCGTCGCGCTACTCCTGCCCGAGCTTTCCTTCGAGCGCGTGGTGCTGCCGTTGGTGGCCCTCGCTGCGGGTGCGCTGCTGGGTGGTGCTTTGTTCCACATGCTGCCCGAGTCGGTCCGGGCACTGGGCAACCATCTGTTCGTCTACGCGTGGGTGGCGGCGGGGCTGCTGGCGTTCCTGGTACTGGAGCAGTTCCTCCATTGGCACCACTGTCACCGCCCCATCACGGCCCACCGACCGTTGGGCTACCTCGTTCTGGTCGCCGACGGGCTGCACAACTTCATCGGCGGGCTTGCGGTCGGCAGCGCATTCGTGGTCGACGTCCGCCTGGGACTGGTGACTTGGCTGGTGGCGGCGGCGCATGAGGTCCCCCAGGAGCTGGGGGACTTCGGGATTCTGGTGCACAGTGGCTGGAGTCCCGCTCGGTCACTGGCGTTCAACCTGGCCTCGGCACTGACCTTCCTACTCGGCGGTGTGATCGCCTATGCGCTGGCCGGCGAGGTTGACATCGCGGTGCTGGTGCCGTTCGCGGCCGGCAACTTCCTCTACATCGCGGTCGCGGACCTGCTGCCGGAGATCACCACGTCCCCGGTTCCTCGGGAGAAGGTCCTGCACACGGCGTGCTTCGTCCTGGGACTGGCCGTACTGCTGGGGGTCGCTCTGCTGGCCTGA
- the galE gene encoding UDP-glucose 4-epimerase GalE codes for MKVLIAGGAGFIGSTVASACQDSGIEPVILDNLVTGRKEFTQGRAFYEGDIADSRLVNRIFAEHPEIEAVIDCAALIVVPESVAQPLRYYTENVAKGIDFIGHVIRNGCQRFVFSSSASIYDAGEDFAVDEDAPLAPLSPYARTKALFETALEDISSTGEIRVVSLRYFNPIGTDPELRTGLQVRRPSHALGKMIEALDSGEPFTITGVDWPTRDGSGIRDYVHVWDLAQAHVQTLRRFDLFLPADGDATYQVINLGTGTGTTVRELLDAFASVNGAPLPAVEAGPRPGDNAGAFCRSARAEELLDWHPERSLEEGIRDTLAWFAKRESVIDLSD; via the coding sequence ATGAAGGTTCTCATCGCCGGCGGCGCCGGCTTCATCGGCAGCACCGTCGCCTCCGCTTGCCAGGACAGCGGCATCGAGCCGGTCATCCTGGACAACCTCGTGACGGGACGGAAGGAGTTCACGCAGGGGCGTGCGTTCTACGAAGGGGACATCGCCGACAGCCGGCTCGTCAATCGCATCTTCGCCGAGCACCCCGAGATCGAGGCGGTCATCGACTGCGCCGCACTCATCGTCGTACCGGAGTCCGTCGCCCAGCCGCTCCGCTACTACACGGAGAACGTGGCCAAGGGCATCGACTTCATCGGACACGTCATCCGGAACGGGTGCCAACGCTTCGTCTTCAGCTCCTCCGCCTCCATCTACGACGCGGGCGAGGACTTCGCCGTGGACGAGGATGCGCCGCTGGCGCCGCTGAGCCCCTACGCCCGGACCAAGGCCCTGTTCGAGACGGCGCTCGAGGACATCAGCTCCACCGGAGAGATCCGCGTGGTGTCCCTGCGCTACTTCAACCCCATCGGCACGGACCCCGAACTGCGCACCGGACTGCAAGTGCGCCGGCCCAGCCACGCCCTGGGCAAGATGATCGAGGCGCTCGACAGCGGTGAGCCGTTCACCATCACGGGCGTCGACTGGCCCACCCGGGACGGCTCGGGCATCCGCGACTACGTGCACGTTTGGGACCTGGCGCAGGCCCACGTCCAGACCCTGCGCCGCTTCGACCTCTTCCTGCCCGCCGACGGCGACGCCACGTACCAGGTGATCAACCTCGGAACCGGTACGGGCACCACGGTGCGCGAACTGCTCGACGCCTTCGCATCGGTCAACGGCGCGCCGCTGCCCGCCGTCGAGGCCGGTCCCCGCCCCGGTGACAACGCCGGTGCGTTCTGCCGCAGCGCACGAGCCGAGGAACTCCTCGACTGGCATCCGGAGCGCTCCCTCGAAGAAGGGATCCGGGACACGCTGGCCTGGTTCGCGAAGCGGGAGTCCGTCATTGACCTGTCCGACTGA
- a CDS encoding putative Ig domain-containing protein codes for MREPCTNGRRRSLRRLVTVAFPALTLTVAGLVAAPSAGAAPAAAPAPHATKVTRNNKALTAPERQTYRSTGRAGQKVPTTHLCATAKPGHASCFAQRRTDIKQRLAAAVASTPSGLSPANLHSAYNLPSTGGSGLTVAIVDAYNDPNAEADLATYRSTYGLSACTKANGCFKQVSQSGSTTNLPSNDTGWAGEEALDLDMVSAVCPNCNIILVEANSANDTDLGIAENEAVALGAKIVSNSWGGPEASNQTTDDTAYFKHPGVAITVSSGDSAYGAEYPATSQYVTAVGGTALTTSSNSRGWSESVWKTNSSEGTGSGCSAYDPKPSWQTDTGCSQRMEADVSAVADPATGVAVYDTYGGSGWAVYGGTSASAPIIAGVYALAGTPGSGDYPAKYPYQHTGNLYDVTSGNNGSCSPSYFCTAGTGYDGPTGWGTPNGVTAFTAGSSTGNTVSVTNPGSQSTTTGDSASLQINATDSAGASLTYSASGLPTGLSIDSSTGLISGTASTSGTYQVTVTATDSTGASGSTSFTWTVSSSGGGGCGSAQLLNNPGFESGNTGWTATSGVITTSSGEAAHSGSYKAWLDGYGSSHTDTLSQSVTIPAGCTATLTFYLHIDSSEYTSSTPYDKMTVTAGSKTLATYSNLDEASGFSKKTFDLSSLAGQTVTLKFNGVEDYSLQTSFVVDDTALTTS; via the coding sequence ATGCGTGAGCCATGCACGAACGGGCGCAGACGGAGTCTGCGGAGACTCGTCACCGTTGCCTTCCCCGCCCTCACCCTCACGGTCGCCGGACTCGTCGCAGCACCCTCGGCAGGGGCGGCTCCGGCCGCCGCTCCCGCACCGCACGCCACCAAGGTCACACGGAACAACAAGGCGTTGACCGCCCCTGAGCGGCAGACGTACCGCTCCACCGGCAGGGCCGGCCAGAAGGTGCCCACGACCCATCTGTGCGCCACCGCGAAGCCGGGCCACGCGTCCTGCTTCGCCCAGCGGCGCACCGACATCAAGCAGCGTCTGGCGGCTGCCGTCGCATCCACGCCCTCCGGCCTCTCCCCGGCCAACCTGCACAGTGCCTACAACCTGCCCTCCACGGGCGGTTCCGGCCTGACGGTCGCCATCGTGGACGCGTACAACGACCCCAACGCCGAGGCCGATCTGGCCACCTACCGCTCCACCTACGGCCTGTCCGCCTGCACCAAGGCCAACGGCTGCTTCAAGCAGGTCAGCCAGAGCGGTTCGACGACCAACCTGCCCTCCAACGACACCGGCTGGGCCGGTGAGGAGGCGCTGGACCTCGACATGGTCAGCGCGGTCTGCCCGAACTGCAACATCATCCTGGTGGAGGCCAACTCCGCGAACGACACCGACCTCGGCATAGCCGAGAACGAGGCCGTCGCGCTCGGCGCCAAGATCGTCTCCAACAGCTGGGGCGGCCCCGAGGCGTCCAACCAGACCACCGACGACACCGCCTATTTCAAGCACCCGGGCGTCGCGATCACCGTCTCCTCCGGTGACTCCGCCTACGGCGCCGAGTACCCGGCGACCTCGCAATACGTGACCGCTGTGGGCGGCACCGCGCTCACCACCTCCTCCAACTCCCGCGGTTGGAGCGAGTCCGTCTGGAAAACCAACTCCAGCGAGGGCACCGGCTCCGGCTGCTCCGCCTACGACCCGAAGCCGAGCTGGCAGACGGACACCGGCTGTTCCCAGCGCATGGAGGCGGACGTCTCCGCGGTCGCCGACCCGGCCACCGGCGTGGCGGTCTACGACACCTACGGCGGCTCCGGCTGGGCCGTCTACGGCGGCACCAGCGCCTCCGCCCCGATCATCGCCGGCGTCTACGCCCTGGCGGGCACCCCGGGCTCCGGCGACTACCCGGCGAAGTACCCGTACCAGCACACGGGCAACCTGTACGACGTGACCAGCGGCAACAACGGCAGCTGCTCCCCGTCGTACTTCTGCACCGCGGGCACTGGCTACGACGGTCCGACCGGCTGGGGCACCCCGAACGGTGTCACCGCCTTCACCGCCGGCTCCAGCACCGGCAACACGGTGAGCGTCACCAACCCCGGCAGCCAGTCCACCACCACCGGCGACTCGGCCAGCCTGCAGATCAACGCCACCGACAGCGCGGGCGCGAGCCTCACCTACAGCGCCTCCGGCCTGCCGACGGGTCTGTCCATCGACAGCTCCACCGGCCTGATCTCCGGTACCGCGTCCACCTCGGGCACCTACCAGGTCACGGTCACCGCGACCGACTCCACCGGCGCCTCCGGCTCGACCTCCTTCACCTGGACGGTCAGCTCCAGCGGAGGTGGCGGTTGCGGCTCCGCGCAGCTGCTGAACAACCCGGGCTTCGAGTCGGGCAACACCGGCTGGACCGCGACCAGCGGCGTCATCACCACCTCCAGTGGTGAGGCGGCCCACAGCGGCTCCTACAAGGCCTGGCTGGACGGCTACGGCTCCTCGCACACCGACACGTTGTCCCAGTCGGTGACGATCCCCGCGGGGTGCACGGCGACCCTGACCTTCTACCTGCACATCGACAGCTCGGAGTACACCTCCAGTACCCCGTACGACAAGATGACGGTGACCGCCGGTTCGAAGACCCTGGCGACCTACTCGAACCTCGACGAGGCCTCCGGCTTCAGCAAGAAGACCTTCGACCTGTCCTCGCTGGCGGGCCAGACGGTCACGCTGAAGTTCAACGGTGTGGAGGACTACTCCCTCCAGACCAGCTTCGTCGTGGACGACACCGCCCTGACGACCAGCTGA
- a CDS encoding DEAD/DEAH box helicase has product MSEASGATSAVPTAASFAQLGLPAEVLRALDEQGVTVPFPIQAAALPNTLAGRDVLGRGRTGSGKTLAFGLGMLARTAGQRAQPKEPLALVLVPTRELAQQVGEALTPYVEALRLRLATVVGGVSIGRQAAVLRDGAEIVVATPGRLHDLIERKGCRLGRVRIAVLDEADQMCDMGFLPQVTGILDQVRPGGQRMLFSATLDGDVDRLVQRYLRDPAVHSVDPSSSAVSAVEHHVFVVHGPDRYAVTTEIAARDGRVLLFLDTKHGVDQLTRHLRASGVAAAALHSGKSQPQRTRTLAQFKNGQITALVATNVAARGLHVDDLDLVVNVDPATDPKDYLHRAGRTARAGRSGTVVTLVLSGQRRETSQVMADADVAPKVTKVRSGEAELSRITGAKAPSGKPLDDGLAVPRPKNHNVPFGGLGSTKDAKSGSGGRSSSRRSSEARKLAEARKAARVRRGG; this is encoded by the coding sequence GTGTCCGAGGCGTCGGGCGCCACTTCGGCAGTGCCCACGGCGGCGTCCTTCGCCCAGCTGGGGTTGCCGGCCGAGGTTCTGCGGGCGCTCGATGAGCAGGGTGTGACTGTGCCCTTTCCTATCCAGGCGGCGGCGCTGCCGAACACGCTCGCGGGACGGGACGTCCTGGGCCGGGGCCGCACAGGATCCGGCAAGACGCTCGCCTTCGGCCTGGGGATGCTCGCCCGGACGGCCGGGCAGCGCGCGCAGCCGAAAGAGCCGCTGGCGCTCGTTCTGGTGCCCACCAGGGAGCTGGCGCAGCAGGTCGGTGAGGCGCTCACCCCGTACGTCGAGGCGTTGCGGCTGCGGCTTGCGACCGTGGTGGGCGGCGTGTCCATCGGACGGCAGGCCGCCGTGCTGCGGGATGGCGCCGAGATCGTCGTCGCCACGCCAGGTCGGCTGCACGACCTCATCGAGCGCAAGGGCTGCCGACTGGGACGGGTGCGCATCGCGGTCCTGGACGAGGCCGACCAGATGTGTGACATGGGGTTCCTGCCGCAGGTCACCGGGATCCTGGACCAGGTACGTCCCGGCGGGCAGCGGATGCTGTTCTCCGCCACCCTCGACGGCGACGTCGACCGGCTGGTGCAGCGTTACCTGCGCGACCCCGCCGTCCACTCGGTGGATCCTTCGTCCAGCGCTGTCTCCGCGGTCGAGCACCACGTCTTCGTCGTGCACGGCCCGGACAGGTACGCCGTGACCACGGAGATCGCCGCTCGGGACGGCCGCGTCCTGCTGTTCCTGGACACCAAGCACGGCGTCGACCAGCTCACGCGGCATCTGCGGGCCAGCGGCGTGGCCGCCGCCGCCCTGCACAGCGGGAAGTCTCAGCCGCAGCGCACCCGGACCCTCGCCCAGTTCAAGAACGGGCAGATCACCGCGCTGGTAGCGACGAACGTCGCCGCACGCGGCCTGCACGTCGACGACCTCGACCTCGTGGTCAACGTCGACCCGGCCACCGACCCGAAGGATTATCTGCACCGCGCGGGCCGCACGGCCCGGGCCGGCCGCTCCGGCACCGTCGTGACACTCGTCCTGTCGGGACAGCGCCGCGAGACGAGCCAGGTCATGGCGGACGCCGACGTCGCCCCCAAGGTCACCAAAGTGCGGTCCGGCGAGGCGGAGCTAAGCCGGATCACCGGCGCCAAAGCCCCCTCCGGAAAGCCTCTCGACGACGGGCTGGCCGTACCGCGCCCCAAGAACCACAACGTTCCGTTCGGCGGCCTGGGCAGCACCAAGGACGCGAAGAGCGGTTCCGGTGGCAGGTCGTCGTCCCGCAGGAGTAGCGAGGCCCGCAAACTCGCGGAGGCCCGCAAGGCGGCCCGGGTGCGGCGCGGCGGCTGA